In Montipora capricornis isolate CH-2021 chromosome 4, ASM3666992v2, whole genome shotgun sequence, a single genomic region encodes these proteins:
- the LOC138045180 gene encoding roundabout homolog 1-like isoform X2 — MNAHHGPQGLPGPSGQQGATGPQGPSGKRGPRGRRGRPGAAGPRGKPGRNADANVTFIQNLVKQMIIDFQRQGEVSMFTPPRFMTKLPTLVSLREEENLLLDISVSGSPFPKITWSIHGRGYGDKTRFNITDEKFEIRGVRFEDQGMITCQAENLFGVQETRVELVVLGAPRFPQCPPGQMIGYLGKETTLQCSLLGNPTPEIRWSRSPRAPFPKGRHDLRKDGLYINSTELGDAGVYICTATNKYGMNTHGTFLTVRPVEPPVFTSTPPTSITVRNIGQTIRLNCSAKGSPLPHITWYKDNVILNVTDNVTKDEVISEFEISQFQPSDQATYKCVARNEYGDTRNATSRIVLPDCGDPGSPANAVVISRNHWAGEFVRYLCHPGYTMFGPAVRKCLPSGQWSGFMPTCTDKPECLRHTTIDDHTRYYDRINSGYYKCDSYLTEGWYRFLAGRMMATSYHGTTGYCDTYYQGRLQGGHPSKSDGVVNRQVCFHYTSGCQYTVNIKVRNCGTYYVYKLKPTPSCYSRYCTRYSD, encoded by the exons ATGAACGCTCATCACG GTCCCCAAGGCCTACCAGGTCCCAGCGGCCAACAAGGAGCAACAGGTCCCCAAGGTCCATCAGGGAAGCGAGGCCCCCGGGGTCGACGGGGCCGCCCTGGTGCAGCGGGCCCTCGAGGGAAGCCGGGAAGGAATGCTGATGCAAATGTCACGTTCATTCAAAATCTTGTCAAACAAATGATCATTGATTTCCAACGCCAAGGAGAGGTTTCGATGTTTA CTCCTCCAAGATTTATGACCAAGCTTCCAACGCTTGTGTCCCTCAGAGAGGAAGAAAATCTTTTACTTGATATCTCTGTATCTGGAAGTCCATTCCCAAAGATCACGTGGTCGATACATGGAAGAGGTTACGGTGACAAAACTCGATTTAATATTACCGATGAAAAGTTTGAGATTCGGGGGGTCCGCTTCGAGGATCAGGGAATGATCACGTGCCAagctgaaaatttatttggtgTCCAAGAAACAAGAGTAGAACTTGTTGTTTTAG GAGCTCCAAGGTTTCCGCAGTGTCCTCCGGGTCAAATGATTGGCTATTTGGGCAAAGAGACAACATTGCAATGCAGTCTTCTCGGTAACCCTACCCCGGAAATCCGATGGTCCAGATCCCCGCGGGCACCGTTTCCCAAGGGAAGGCATGACTTGAGGAAAGATGGCCTTTACATCAACAGTACTGAACTTGGTGATGCTGGAGTTTATATCTGTACAGCAACGAACAAATATGGAATGAATACACATGGAACTTTCCTAACAGTGAGGCCAGTCG AACCCCCCGTTTTTACTTCCACACCACCGACTTCAATCACTGTACGAAACATCGGACAAACAATTCGACTTAACTGTTCCGCGAAAGGATCGCCCTTACCTCACATCACGTGGTACAAGGACAACGTCATTTTAAATGTCACCGACAATGTAACTAAAGACGAAGTCATCAGCGAGTTTGAAATTAGTCAATTTCAGCCCTCGGATCAGGCAACGTACAAATGTGTTGCTCGCAATGAGTATGGCGACACTAGAAACGCAACTTCAAGGATTG TTCTACCCGACTGTGGCGATCCAGGCAGTCCGGCAAATGCTGTTGTTATCAGCAGAAATCACTGGGCAGGCGAGTTTGTCAGGTATCTCTGTCATCCGGGATATACCATGTTTGGACCAGCTGTCAGGAAGTGTCTGCCCAGCGGACAGTGGAGCGGATTCATGCCAACAT GTACTGATAAACCAGAATGCCTTCGTCACACAACAATAGATGATCACACGAGATATTATGACCGCATTAACAGCGGTTATTACAAGTGTGATAGTTACCTAACAGAGGGATGGTACAGGTTTTTAGCCGGAAGAATGATGGCAACCAGTTACCATGGAACCACCGGCTATTGTGACACATATTATCAAGGCCGGTTACAGGGAGGTCATCCGTCCAAATCAGATGGCGTCGTCAATCGACAAGTTTGTTTCCATTACACATCGGGTTGTCAGTACACGGTTAACATTAAGGTCCGCAACTGTGGGACCTATTACGTCTACAAGCTGAAACCCACACCATCTTGTTATTCTCGCTATTGTACCCGCTATAGCGATTAA
- the LOC138045180 gene encoding uncharacterized protein isoform X1 → MAASPVHSSHLTLVVVLHLVFSIVAIAFLSYKVYSPDNELSTKVFHLEKELFSIREEISLAGTSYGVTTVPSPTSKSTAAKFYRNERYRRTVRKDPKSGSKDEIRRAECVKNLLNNLQVTDIAINETGKLVCMRGPQGLPGPSGQQGATGPQGPSGKRGPRGRRGRPGAAGPRGKPGRNADANVTFIQNLVKQMIIDFQRQGEVSMFTPPRFMTKLPTLVSLREEENLLLDISVSGSPFPKITWSIHGRGYGDKTRFNITDEKFEIRGVRFEDQGMITCQAENLFGVQETRVELVVLGAPRFPQCPPGQMIGYLGKETTLQCSLLGNPTPEIRWSRSPRAPFPKGRHDLRKDGLYINSTELGDAGVYICTATNKYGMNTHGTFLTVRPVEPPVFTSTPPTSITVRNIGQTIRLNCSAKGSPLPHITWYKDNVILNVTDNVTKDEVISEFEISQFQPSDQATYKCVARNEYGDTRNATSRIVLPDCGDPGSPANAVVISRNHWAGEFVRYLCHPGYTMFGPAVRKCLPSGQWSGFMPTCTDKPECLRHTTIDDHTRYYDRINSGYYKCDSYLTEGWYRFLAGRMMATSYHGTTGYCDTYYQGRLQGGHPSKSDGVVNRQVCFHYTSGCQYTVNIKVRNCGTYYVYKLKPTPSCYSRYCTRYSD, encoded by the exons ATGGCGGCATCTCCTGTTCATTCAAGTCACCTCACTTTAGTTGTGGTGCTTCATCTTGTTTTTTCAATCGTTGCCATTGCTTTCCTATCGTATAAAGTTTATTCCCCGGATAACGAGCTCTCGACCAAAGTTTTTCATTTGGAAAAAGAACTTTTTTCAATTCGCGAGGAGATATCCCTCGCAGGAACGAGTTATGGCGTAACTACGGTTCCATCGCCAACTTCGAAGTCCACCGCAGCGAAATTCTATAGAAATGAACGATACCGTCGGACTGTCAGGAAAGATCCTAAATCAGGCTCTAAAGACGAGATTCGCCGTGCAGAATGCGTCAAGAATTTACTCAACAATCTGCAG GTCACCGACATCGCTATCAACGAAACTGGGAAACTTGTCTGCATGAGAG GTCCCCAAGGCCTACCAGGTCCCAGCGGCCAACAAGGAGCAACAGGTCCCCAAGGTCCATCAGGGAAGCGAGGCCCCCGGGGTCGACGGGGCCGCCCTGGTGCAGCGGGCCCTCGAGGGAAGCCGGGAAGGAATGCTGATGCAAATGTCACGTTCATTCAAAATCTTGTCAAACAAATGATCATTGATTTCCAACGCCAAGGAGAGGTTTCGATGTTTA CTCCTCCAAGATTTATGACCAAGCTTCCAACGCTTGTGTCCCTCAGAGAGGAAGAAAATCTTTTACTTGATATCTCTGTATCTGGAAGTCCATTCCCAAAGATCACGTGGTCGATACATGGAAGAGGTTACGGTGACAAAACTCGATTTAATATTACCGATGAAAAGTTTGAGATTCGGGGGGTCCGCTTCGAGGATCAGGGAATGATCACGTGCCAagctgaaaatttatttggtgTCCAAGAAACAAGAGTAGAACTTGTTGTTTTAG GAGCTCCAAGGTTTCCGCAGTGTCCTCCGGGTCAAATGATTGGCTATTTGGGCAAAGAGACAACATTGCAATGCAGTCTTCTCGGTAACCCTACCCCGGAAATCCGATGGTCCAGATCCCCGCGGGCACCGTTTCCCAAGGGAAGGCATGACTTGAGGAAAGATGGCCTTTACATCAACAGTACTGAACTTGGTGATGCTGGAGTTTATATCTGTACAGCAACGAACAAATATGGAATGAATACACATGGAACTTTCCTAACAGTGAGGCCAGTCG AACCCCCCGTTTTTACTTCCACACCACCGACTTCAATCACTGTACGAAACATCGGACAAACAATTCGACTTAACTGTTCCGCGAAAGGATCGCCCTTACCTCACATCACGTGGTACAAGGACAACGTCATTTTAAATGTCACCGACAATGTAACTAAAGACGAAGTCATCAGCGAGTTTGAAATTAGTCAATTTCAGCCCTCGGATCAGGCAACGTACAAATGTGTTGCTCGCAATGAGTATGGCGACACTAGAAACGCAACTTCAAGGATTG TTCTACCCGACTGTGGCGATCCAGGCAGTCCGGCAAATGCTGTTGTTATCAGCAGAAATCACTGGGCAGGCGAGTTTGTCAGGTATCTCTGTCATCCGGGATATACCATGTTTGGACCAGCTGTCAGGAAGTGTCTGCCCAGCGGACAGTGGAGCGGATTCATGCCAACAT GTACTGATAAACCAGAATGCCTTCGTCACACAACAATAGATGATCACACGAGATATTATGACCGCATTAACAGCGGTTATTACAAGTGTGATAGTTACCTAACAGAGGGATGGTACAGGTTTTTAGCCGGAAGAATGATGGCAACCAGTTACCATGGAACCACCGGCTATTGTGACACATATTATCAAGGCCGGTTACAGGGAGGTCATCCGTCCAAATCAGATGGCGTCGTCAATCGACAAGTTTGTTTCCATTACACATCGGGTTGTCAGTACACGGTTAACATTAAGGTCCGCAACTGTGGGACCTATTACGTCTACAAGCTGAAACCCACACCATCTTGTTATTCTCGCTATTGTACCCGCTATAGCGATTAA
- the LOC138045185 gene encoding uncharacterized protein, producing MAASPVHSSHLTLVVVLHLVFSIVAIAFLSYKVYFPDNELSTKVYHLEKELFSIREELTFARTTYGVTAVGSPTSKSTSPKFYRNERYRRTGKKEPKSGSEDEIHAECVTNLLNNLQVTDIGVNGTGKLVCMRGPRGPPGETGLRGPQGKPGPRGSTGLPGSRGRRGRKGTDGKTGKPGIPGTSANETFIENLVKKMMVTNFGPPRFMTKTPSLVSVSEGENLSLEISVSGYPAPKITWSLHGRNYEDKSRFNITGEIFQIRGVRFEDQGMITCRAENLFGDQETKVDLVVLGAPRFPKSPPGQVVGYLGKETKLQCKVLGNPTPEVNWARSPATPLPHGRTVSRKDSLFITGTAIGDDGIYICTATNKYGMIIHATLLTIRPVESPVFTSKPATLITVSNIRDSVRVNCSAKGSPLPQITWYKDNVIINSTTNITTDQVTSEYGISQFEPSDQATYKCVVRNEYNDTVTAAARIVLPNCGDPGKPNNTIVSSTNHWSGGYVRYLCHPGYTMFGQAVRKCLPSGQWSGDMPPTCTDKPECVRHLTIDDPTRYYFNIYGSNVYKCDHRLAEGWYRFLTGTVLATTYRSGSSRYCDTNYRGWLTESHPSVSDGIVNRKVCFTHSSDSRCPYSTYIKVRNCGEFYVYKLKPTPNCYLRYCTDW from the exons ATGGCGGCATCTCCTGTTCATTCAAGTCATCTCACTTTAGTTGTGGTGCTTCATCTTGTTTTTTCAATCGTTGCCATTGCTTTCCTATCGTATAAAGTTTATTTCCCGGATAACGAGCTCTCGACCAAAGTTTATCATTTGGAGAAAGAACTTTTTTCAATTCGCGAGGAACTAACCTTCGCAAGAACTACTTATGGTGTAACTGCGGTGGGATCGCCAACTTCAAAGTCCACATCTCCAAAATTCTATAGAAATGAACGATACCGTCGGACTGGCAAAAAAGAACCTAAATCAGGCTCTGAAGACGAGATTCATGCAGAATGCGTCACGAATTTACTCAACAATCTGCAG GTCACCGACATCGGTGTCAACGGAACTGGGAAACTTGTCTGCATGAGAG GTCCTAGAGGCCCCCCAGGAGAGACAGGTTTACGAGGCCCACAAGGAAAACCAGGCCCCCGAGGTAGCACAGGATTACCAGGCTCACGTGGTCGTCGCGGTCGCAAAGGCACTGATGGAAAAACAGGTAAACCAGGGATTCCAGGAACAAGTGCCAATGAAACGTTTATTGAAAATTTGGTCAAGAAAATGATGGTAACAAACTTTG GTCCTCCTCGATTTATGACAAAGACTCCATCGCTCGTGTCTGTAAGTGAAGGGGAAAATCTGTCGCTGGAAATTTCTGTGTCCGGTTATCCAGCTCCAAAGATCACGTGGTCACTGCATGGGAGAAATTACGAGGATAAAAGCCGCTTTAACATTACCGGTGAAATATTCCAGATTAGGGGGGTCCGCTTCGAAGATCAAGGGATGATCACGTGCCGGGCTGAAAATTTGTTTGGTGACCAAGAAACAAAAGTAGACCTTGTTGTTTTAG GTGCCCCACGGTTTCCCAAGTCTCCACCGGGTCAAGTCGTTGGTTATTTGGGCAAAGAGACGAAGCTGCAATGTAAAGTTCTTGGTAACCCAACCCCTGAGGTGAACTGGGCCAGATCACCGGCAACACCATTACCTCATGGCCGAACTGTCTCCAGAAAAGACAGTCTTTTCATCACAGGCACTGCAATCGGTGATGATGGAATCTATATATGTACAGCAACAAACAAATATGGGATGATTATTCACGCAACGCTCCTTACAATTAGGCCAGTTG AATCTCCTGTTTTCACCTCTAAGCCGGCGACTTTAATCACAGTTTCCAACATCAGAGACTCGGTACGAGTCAACTGTTCTGCCAAAGGATCGCCTCTACCGCAAATCACATGGTATAAGGACAACGTCATTATAAATTCCACCACTAATATCACCACAGACCAAGTCACCAGCGAGTATGGAATTAGTCAGTTTGAGCCGTCGGATCAGGCAACGTACAAATGTGTTGTTCGCAATGAATACAACGACACAGTAACCGCGGCTGCAAGGATTG TTCTACCCAACTGTGGCGATCCAGGCAAACCAAACAATACAATTGTTAGCAGCACGAATCATTGGTCAGGGGGATATGTCAGATATCTCTGTCATCCAGGATATACCATGTTTGGTCAAGCTGTTAGGAAGTGTTTGCCCAGTGGACAGTGGAGCGGAGATATGCCGCCAACAT GTACCGATAAACCAGAATGTGTTCGTCACCTGACGATTGATGATCCAACGAGATATTATTTCAACATTTATGGCTCAAATGTTTATAAGTGTGACCATCGCCTGGCAGAGGGCTGGTACAGGTTCTTAACCGGTACAGTATTGGCCACAACTTACCGATCTGGAAGTTCGCGGTACTGTGACACCAATTATAGAGGGTGGTTAACCGAAAGTCATCCATCCGTCTCAGATGGCATTGTCAATCGCAAAGTGTGTTTTACGCACTCTTCAGATTCAAGGTGTCCTTACTCGACTTACATCAAGGTCCGAAACTGTGGGGAATTCTACGTCTACAAACTGAAACCCACACCAAATTGTTACCTTCGTTATTGCACCGATTGGTGA